The following nucleotide sequence is from Archocentrus centrarchus isolate MPI-CPG fArcCen1 chromosome 6, fArcCen1, whole genome shotgun sequence.
GCAGGGTCTGTGCGATGTCAGCATTCTCTGGGCTGTCAAAGTGCAGCATCTGGGAGCCCAGGCCATAGTAGTAGGGCCCCATCTTATGCAGGTCCACCACATTGGGGTCAGCATTGAACACGGTCCTCCAGCCCTCTCTGTACACCTTAGGAAGCTCCACAGAGAGCACCCTCCTCTTCCTATCATACAGACCCTTGGTCAGCCACAGAGGAAGCTCCATCTTTGTACCCTGGGATAAAACAAAAGATGCATCAGTGACAAAGTAACAACCAATACTCCTGCTGTCTGGGGCCCAAACAGCACTGCAAAGGAATGCATGTATGTTTTAGTGTGCATAGGTACTAATGTATATGTTCACTTTACTGAAATACCCACAGCAAGGATACAAAGGTTTATAGTAGGTACCGATGTAATATCAATAAATTCTGACCACCTAAATGCACTTAtctgaaaataaattttaaataaaatctttacATTTGTATTGTAAGAAGATTTTGAAGACTAATACCACATTCTGGTAGCCAACTGAACAAGACTTCAAATTTTGACACTGGTACATGTCTTTTCGTTTATAACTACTCTGTACTTACAAGTGGGTCCTGTTTACCCTTCAGTGCTATTAATTACTTCATCACACATTCTGCTTTTAGAAATACAGTGAGTGAAAGAACCAAAACCCGCAATGAGGTTTGACGAGACACAAGCTACAGATGACCGTGTGACTCGGGTACTTTTGAGTTAAGTTCTATTAGACGCGATGCTTTAAGGTCACAATACTTAAACTGTCGTGGGTTTACCGACCTCCGGGATGTCCTGCGAGTCGCTCGACTTCTCCAGGAATCCAAGCCGGGGGAAAGTGCACTCTGTTCGGATAGGAAGTCTCTCATGAGAGAGCAAAATATCGTCGAGAGACAGGAAATTCTCCTCCATAGCCACTCCAGCCGGTACGGGAAAATACGACTGCGTGTCCATTGGCGCTCGAATGACCTCTAAAGGAGCGAATTACAAAAATACTTTCAGTAAAATGTTCTGCTCTGAACCGCCTCcgctgtgtttacaatctgtgCTGCCTTCGCTGTTTTGGCGCCAGAAAATATGAAgcaccaatcagagcgctgcaggGAGATCAAGACCAGAGCAATCGAATGAGagtcaaaacaaaaatcagttatcgattgtttttttccctgttttgtaATTAGTTTTCTTAAAATAGGCCAAAGTTTGTGCctgttttcagttattttaaaagctaaatatttatttacatttcggATTATATAAGGACAAATAACAGCCTTAGCAAAAGGGATTTATTCAaagaaatgcaataaaaattcttcttcacctcccttcgccataaaaaaatcatctgtaATTACGATTTCAGCCTTTAGAGGTCAGAATATAAccattaaaattttaaagtcACCTTGTATTGCAAGAACGTTTAGCAGTAATAATAGTTCAAAAAGAAGTTAATTAACTCAGAGTAGGAATTTAAAGTCAATGCTTAAATTCCTGTaaaacaaactgacagaaaGAAGGCTGCACACTTCTCTTTTGCTCTAAGCTCCTTTCTGTATGTCTGGATGGTATTCATCAGTCTATTCAGTAATTATGGATTCCTTCCATCACTCAGGGACCTTCAGTTTTACTTGGATGGGAAGACTGCACACCAAGGTCATCAGACATGTTACtaggcaacccccccccccccccccaaaaaaaaaaaaaaacatgtagctATTCACATGCTCAGAATAAGTCATGACTTTTTAAGGAGTCAAATAAAATGAAGCAGTAGTAAATAAGGTGCTGTACTCATTTGTTTGAGCTGAGCAGCTTTAGTGTAACAGTTGTCTGAGAGATTTTTCACTGTGAAAAACAGACTGAAGAACACATAATTTCCACAAAACATCATCCCCCTCTGTTAGCTGCAGGCCATGATACACTGAGAACATTGTGTGTCTCATAAACAGGCGATGATGGTTGCAGCTATCATTATGAGCTGTTTTTCTGTGGTCCTGCACCATGATGTTAAAGCTAAAACTGCCTTCTCCTGAAAACACTCCATGCAGCATGGCCTTAATAAGGAGAACGGATGATCTCAGCACTAACAGGCATGCAACACTTTATATGAAGTGGCGCTCATGAGGCATCATAACCGTGCTATGACCACAAGCGCTCTAATATTAGAAAAACACAGGAGTGGGATTGAGCACTTTGTGTTGAAGTCAAGTTCATACCACTTTCCAGTAAAGCTGCATTGGGCATTTTCATAAGATGTGGGTGCTCCAAAAGAAACTCctcaataaaatatcaaatgaaTTCCTGCAGCAAAAATTTTGGTTGATTTGGTAAGCATGTAAACACTGACACACGAGGTATTATTCAAATCAGGAGCAGGAATGGTGTCCAGATACATGAGCATTTTAAAAACCACTCACAGGTCACCACCTGTACCACTCACATAGCTGCAGACCAAGCACGCTGCTCCACCATGGTGCTTCCTGATGGCAGCTGCATATTCCCCTGCAGCAGGACAGTGTGTCCCACTGCATCACAAACTGCCCAGGAATGGCTGAAGGGACATTTTCAGTTGACCTCCAAACTCCCCTGATCCCAATATGATCCAGAATCTCCAGAACACACAGGAACAAGTCTGATCTGTGGATCAGGCCCCAGTCCACAACCCACATGACCCTGAGGATCAGTGCCAAACTCCACAGGAAACCTCCAGAGGTCTGCATGCAGAGCTGTTTTGGTAACACATAACGATCTACACAGGAACTGCCAAGGTCTGATTTACAGGAGAGGTGCTTGAACACACCATTAGAGTTAAGGTTTAGTTGTGTGAGTCTCTTTGTGCTAAAGAGCCATTTTCAGAAACTACACATTGCTAGGTTTCAAACACAGTCTCATAAATGCATTTTGGCCCTGTAGTTTTTTTATCATAAGCTTTTTTATTTGGAGGTACCAAATAAGCAAAAAAGAGGTGGATGTTAGGCTAACCTTACCCCTAAACCGAGCATGAGTGACCCACAGAAACCTGCTAAATGTTAAGAGGTCAACTGGTTTTGCCTttcctccacttcctctttaGTTGTGTTTCGGCTTTTTATTAATTTGTCTTGCTTTAATTAGTTAGTTATTTACATGCACCGACTTATGGTTTGGAAAAGATTGTAGTTTGGCTTAAAATAACCCTTGGTGCTGAAAGATGACTGAGAGTGACAGACCCATGTCACTGATACCCTAACCCTGTGAGTCACACTCCTCCCTGTGACACTGAGACATGCTGGCGACTTCCACAAAATGCCGTTATTTTCCGTATGAACGAGAACGCtgtgaacctgaacctgaaacact
It contains:
- the gins3 gene encoding DNA replication complex GINS protein PSF3; translated protein: MDTQSYFPVPAGVAMEENFLSLDDILLSHERLPIRTECTFPRLGFLEKSSDSQDIPEGTKMELPLWLTKGLYDRKRRVLSVELPKVYREGWRTVFNADPNVVDLHKMGPYYYGLGSQMLHFDSPENADIAQTLLRTFIGRFRRTMDSSQNAYNEDTSALVDRLDFLERALFRSGQSGLNGFQSWEKGQASQLTASSLVLNYRKRKIADVQP